One genomic window of Actinoplanes lobatus includes the following:
- a CDS encoding SigE family RNA polymerase sigma factor, producing MPWWLQRGDIAVMLDTLDPPVSGIHLRVDFAGFAHASTARLHSSAFQLCRDWHLAQDLTQTTLTKLFLSWDRAVDSDNLIAYAQRVLLRVYLDHRRRRSSTEAVPGELREPAYSMSPELRLTMLDALARLPARDRAIVMLRYFADHSVEQVAQELGVPVTVVKSQTRRSLIKLRQMLVNDRPVLFT from the coding sequence GTGCCGTGGTGGCTGCAGAGAGGCGACATCGCGGTCATGCTCGACACCCTTGATCCACCGGTCTCCGGCATCCACCTCCGGGTGGACTTCGCGGGATTCGCCCACGCCAGCACGGCCCGGCTGCACAGCAGCGCCTTCCAGCTGTGCCGGGACTGGCACCTGGCCCAGGACCTCACCCAGACCACCCTCACCAAGCTGTTCCTCAGCTGGGACCGGGCCGTCGACAGCGACAACCTCATCGCGTACGCCCAGCGCGTGCTCCTGCGCGTCTACCTCGACCACCGGCGCCGCCGCAGCTCCACCGAGGCCGTCCCCGGCGAACTGCGCGAACCCGCCTACTCGATGAGCCCCGAACTGCGGCTCACCATGCTCGACGCCCTCGCCCGCCTGCCCGCCCGCGACCGGGCCATCGTCATGCTGCGCTACTTCGCCGACCACAGTGTGGAACAGGTCGCCCAGGAACTCGGGGTGCCCGTCACCGTCGTCAAGAGCCAGACCCGGCGGTCCCTGATCAAACTCCGGCAGATGCTGGTCAACGACCGGCCCGTCCTATTCACGTAA
- a CDS encoding transposase, translated as MTRRADTLFELTDALLYADGPAKTLVGLSLVPEHRRGHGARYDTLNQGRLDVEALRRDLGRLPLPRAVDGRLMLAVDVSPWLRPDADTSPDRSFCHTYGRGKDEHRMTRAGRTRSSPLWNPAAPRGLPCSTPAADLTALTCTQIRGLVGRLVAAGRWQPGEPDILIVLDAGYEAPRIAWLLRDLPVEILGRMRSDRVLRRATLPSRGEPKPVLLSWSKTDATPADVDRCWQVFRRGFDIEHTFRMIKQNLGWTVLQLRDPAAPDRWTWLILAAHTQLRLARPLAPDLRRPWERPGPAERLTPARIRRGFGTSARPAARQRVHRNPADPAPGAHPAPATGTRPPATTSDSSSSPAKPTNDRPTTRRAPGPAARVKSQAQAAHGSADRQRRRCRRVAAIRRPGQGPGSIR; from the coding sequence GTCGGGTTGTCGCTGGTCCCGGAACATCGGCGTGGGCACGGCGCCCGGTACGACACGCTCAACCAGGGCCGCCTCGACGTGGAGGCGCTGCGCCGTGACCTGGGCAGGCTGCCGCTGCCGCGGGCCGTGGATGGCCGGTTGATGCTGGCCGTCGACGTGTCGCCGTGGCTGCGCCCGGACGCCGACACCAGCCCGGACCGCTCGTTCTGTCACACCTACGGCCGGGGCAAGGACGAACACCGGATGACCCGGGCTGGCCGTACTCGTTCATCGCCGCTCTGGAACCCGGCCGCACCTCGTGGACTGCCCTGCTCGACGCCGGCCGCGGACCTGACCGCCCTCACCTGCACGCAGATCCGCGGGCTCGTCGGCCGGTTGGTCGCCGCCGGGCGGTGGCAGCCCGGCGAACCCGACATCCTGATCGTGCTCGACGCCGGCTACGAAGCCCCGCGCATCGCCTGGCTGCTCCGTGATCTGCCGGTGGAGATCCTGGGCCGGATGCGCTCGGACCGGGTCCTGCGCCGGGCGACCCTACCCAGCCGGGGCGAACCGAAACCGGTCTTGCTGTCGTGGTCCAAAACCGACGCCACCCCAGCGGATGTCGACCGCTGCTGGCAGGTGTTCCGGCGCGGATTCGACATCGAGCACACGTTCAGAATGATCAAGCAGAACCTTGGCTGGACCGTCCTGCAGCTACGGGACCCGGCCGCGCCCGACCGGTGGACCTGGCTCATCCTGGCCGCGCACACCCAGCTGCGCCTGGCGCGGCCCCTCGCCCCAGACCTGCGCCGCCCCTGGGAGCGCCCGGGCCCGGCCGAGCGATTGACTCCGGCCCGGATCCGGCGGGGTTTCGGTACCTCCGCGCGACCAGCTGCACGCCAGCGCGTGCACCGAAACCCAGCCGACCCGGCCCCGGGCGCCCACCCGGCTCCCGCAACCGGCACACGGCCACCCGCCACGACGTCGGACTCATCCTCGTCACCGGCCAAGCCCACCAACGACCGGCCCACCACGAGAAGGGCACCAGGCCCCGCCGCACGGGTTAAATCACAAGCTCAAGCAGCACACGGCTCGGCTGATCGACAGCGACGCCGATGCCGCCGAGTGGCTGCGATCCGGCGGCCCGGCCAGGGGCCCGGCTCGATCAGGTGA
- a CDS encoding peptide deformylase: MTVRPIRLFGDPVLRTPADHVTTFDAALRELVQDLEDTVREPGRAGVAAPQIGVGLRVFSYNVGGRVGHVVNPVLSDFAGEQTDEEGCLSLPGMGFDTRRSESVVCHGFDQHGEPLVIEGAGFLARALQHETDHLDGRLYVDTLTGDVRRQALRELRRVVPR; the protein is encoded by the coding sequence ATGACAGTCAGGCCTATTCGGCTCTTCGGCGACCCGGTCCTGCGCACACCCGCCGACCACGTCACCACCTTCGACGCGGCACTGCGCGAACTCGTCCAGGACCTCGAGGACACCGTCCGCGAACCCGGCCGCGCCGGCGTCGCCGCCCCACAGATCGGCGTCGGCCTGCGGGTGTTCTCGTACAACGTCGGCGGCCGGGTCGGCCACGTCGTCAACCCGGTGCTCAGCGACTTCGCCGGCGAGCAGACCGACGAGGAGGGCTGCCTGTCGCTGCCCGGCATGGGCTTCGACACCCGCCGCTCCGAATCCGTCGTCTGCCACGGCTTCGACCAGCACGGCGAACCCCTCGTCATCGAGGGCGCCGGCTTCCTGGCCCGGGCACTCCAGCACGAGACCGACCACCTCGACGGCCGCCTCTACGTCGACACCCTCACCGGCGACGTGCGCCGCCAGGCCCTGCGCGAGCTGCGCCGCGTCGTTCCCCGATGA
- a CDS encoding histidine phosphatase family protein has product MSRILLVRHAMPEIDPGVPAELWRLSAAGRAAARELALLIQPGARFVSSPEPKAMETLAQIAGDTRVAVDSGFAEVRRPPAWTGGDVYRAAARAYLNGADHEGWEPRDQVVGRFAAAVDRHAAAGGTLVIGTHGLAGTLWLASRHAVGWPAEQFWEALRFPDLIEAP; this is encoded by the coding sequence GTGAGCCGGATTCTGCTCGTCCGGCACGCGATGCCGGAGATCGACCCGGGCGTTCCGGCGGAGCTGTGGCGGTTGAGCGCGGCGGGCCGGGCGGCCGCCCGTGAACTGGCGCTGCTGATCCAGCCGGGGGCGCGGTTCGTTTCCAGCCCGGAGCCCAAGGCGATGGAGACACTCGCTCAGATCGCGGGAGATACGAGGGTGGCTGTCGATTCCGGATTCGCCGAGGTGCGCCGCCCGCCGGCGTGGACCGGTGGTGACGTTTACCGGGCGGCCGCCCGCGCCTACCTGAACGGGGCCGACCACGAGGGATGGGAGCCGCGGGACCAGGTAGTGGGCCGCTTCGCCGCCGCTGTGGACAGGCACGCCGCGGCCGGGGGCACTCTGGTCATCGGGACGCACGGGCTCGCCGGCACGCTGTGGCTGGCCAGCCGGCATGCCGTCGGGTGGCCCGCCGAGCAATTCTGGGAGGCGCTGCGGTTCCCCGACCTGATCGAGGCGCCGTAG
- a CDS encoding DUF5999 family protein: MCQHLNPCPPADATDREAALIIATFREQGWSLLCNGVIIFEDTGELLPDGTMIEPHRGPAVHALAA; the protein is encoded by the coding sequence ATGTGCCAGCACCTGAACCCATGCCCCCCCGCCGACGCTACCGACCGTGAGGCCGCACTCATCATCGCGACCTTCCGGGAGCAGGGCTGGAGCCTGCTCTGCAACGGCGTCATCATCTTCGAGGACACCGGCGAGCTGCTGCCGGACGGCACCATGATCGAGCCGCACCGCGGCCCGGCGGTGCACGCCCTGGCGGCGTGA
- a CDS encoding class I SAM-dependent methyltransferase, whose product MTAADVRRLAAASLAVGDPTGWFEHLYAQARDGRAEVPWDVAAPSAHLRALDLPAGDGRRALVVGCGPGRDSEYLAALGYAVTAFDISATAIDLARARHPSSPVDYVVADLLDPPTQWRHGFDLVLESNNVQALPAAVRARAIAVAGTFVAPGGLLVVLAAATTRVDSDGSGPPWPLTRAEVDGFATGGLRPISITQVDVAGTTLPTRWQALFTR is encoded by the coding sequence ATGACCGCCGCCGACGTCCGGCGCCTGGCCGCGGCCTCCCTCGCGGTGGGTGATCCCACCGGCTGGTTCGAGCATCTGTACGCCCAAGCGCGCGACGGGCGAGCCGAAGTGCCCTGGGACGTCGCCGCACCCAGCGCCCATCTGCGGGCGCTGGACCTGCCCGCCGGGGACGGCCGCCGGGCGCTGGTCGTCGGCTGCGGTCCCGGCCGGGACTCGGAGTATCTGGCCGCGCTCGGGTATGCGGTGACCGCTTTCGACATCTCGGCCACCGCCATCGACCTGGCCCGTGCCCGGCATCCGTCGAGCCCGGTCGACTATGTCGTGGCGGACCTGCTCGATCCGCCCACCCAGTGGCGGCACGGCTTCGACCTGGTGCTGGAGAGCAACAACGTACAGGCCCTGCCGGCCGCTGTCCGAGCCCGCGCGATCGCCGTGGCCGGCACGTTCGTGGCGCCCGGCGGGCTGCTGGTCGTGCTCGCGGCGGCCACCACCCGGGTGGACAGTGACGGGTCCGGGCCGCCGTGGCCGCTCACCCGGGCCGAGGTCGACGGTTTCGCGACCGGCGGGTTGAGGCCGATCTCGATCACCCAGGTGGATGTCGCCGGAACCACCCTGCCGACCCGCTGGCAGGCCCTCTTCACCCGCTGA
- a CDS encoding chorismate-binding protein gives MFHGGGVVDHSPLPPFGAPPGAPADCGARHDVLSAFRWHRGDPGDPAELLAAFLDGNGLPVRNLGRTGDKNKTIGDGATCGAALYVSADAGCVMAGGVVGAPSPVPSIPDVYAVVYRHSDFQGDFSLSKGWSLGPWRDSWSRADHAHAVDQVRAAIARGDVYQVNVVGHASAPYTGDPGPALHRVAGLPGARYGGVLAGDGWAMATASPETLVEVRHGRVITRPIKGTRPATDAGRRELLASTKERAEHVMIVDLERNDLARLPGTGPVRVDELFAVRRWVGLWQAESVVSAPLDGDVDLAALLRAVCPGGSVTGAPKLAALAQIAALEPVGRGVSMGALGWLGHDHLDLGLSIRTVAVDGRRVHAWAGGGITIDSDPADEVAEAAAKAGPLRAALRGV, from the coding sequence ATGTTCCACGGCGGCGGCGTCGTTGACCACTCTCCGCTACCTCCGTTCGGTGCGCCGCCGGGCGCCCCGGCGGACTGCGGTGCACGTCATGACGTGTTGAGCGCTTTTCGATGGCATCGGGGTGATCCCGGTGACCCTGCCGAGCTTCTGGCCGCATTCCTCGACGGCAACGGACTACCGGTGCGGAACCTTGGCCGAACGGGTGACAAAAACAAGACGATCGGCGATGGTGCAACTTGCGGGGCAGCACTGTACGTGTCGGCGGATGCCGGATGCGTGATGGCTGGGGGAGTGGTCGGCGCCCCCTCGCCAGTGCCCAGCATTCCCGACGTTTACGCGGTTGTATACCGACATTCCGACTTTCAGGGCGATTTTTCCCTTTCTAAGGGATGGTCGCTCGGGCCCTGGCGGGACAGCTGGAGCCGCGCCGACCACGCCCACGCCGTCGACCAGGTCCGGGCCGCCATCGCCCGCGGCGACGTCTACCAGGTCAACGTCGTCGGGCACGCGTCGGCGCCCTACACCGGCGACCCCGGGCCCGCGCTGCACCGCGTAGCCGGACTGCCCGGCGCCCGCTACGGCGGCGTCCTGGCCGGCGACGGCTGGGCCATGGCCACCGCCTCCCCGGAAACCCTCGTCGAGGTCCGCCACGGCCGGGTCATCACCCGCCCGATCAAGGGCACCCGCCCCGCCACCGACGCCGGCCGCCGCGAACTGCTCGCCTCCACCAAGGAACGCGCCGAGCACGTGATGATCGTCGACCTGGAACGCAACGACCTCGCCCGGCTGCCCGGGACCGGGCCGGTGCGGGTGGACGAGCTGTTCGCCGTACGCCGATGGGTGGGTCTCTGGCAGGCCGAATCCGTCGTCTCCGCCCCGCTCGACGGCGACGTCGACCTGGCCGCCCTGCTGCGGGCCGTCTGCCCCGGCGGCAGCGTCACCGGCGCCCCCAAACTCGCCGCCCTCGCCCAGATCGCCGCCCTCGAACCGGTCGGCCGCGGCGTCAGCATGGGCGCCCTCGGCTGGCTCGGCCACGACCACCTCGACCTCGGCCTGAGCATCCGCACCGTCGCCGTCGACGGCCGCCGCGTCCACGCCTGGGCCGGCGGCGGCATCACCATCGACAGCGACCCGGCCGACGAGGTCGCCGAAGCCGCCGCCAAAGCCGGACCCCTGCGGGCCGCCCTGCGCGGCGTGTGA
- a CDS encoding DUF4132 domain-containing protein — protein sequence MENTGTEDSLILPDAWLEHLHPRRGGARVRPFVADPQARTRVDRMLAERQHRVSQVLAAPSTPEAFRAAAAEWLAGAAVPVGAAAVAAIAARDAADEAALADVWISEHGLRFAALAAVEMASLLIIDDRLPLAWRHAPTADPGIRRRPQTAPLDDEPPGPAVLLRVRAALACAPQPEFDQVVAALATFRSGFLFARAACSVLVPRPDWVEEDVTDALNADDRPRCGMLLYAARTPEQAAQLASQFGLPDLDVDRELVLALVDGVGVAVAPTLFYWVDRGFPRYAGRGAEQRVLSVLAALPGDDVMRGLLARSGSRPVRAALLEAAERFPVRALRILAEEDDELLRSHVGRYPDLADQVMPLLGPVAAGRVRAIVEAWGKVAAAPLSAVPPVLADPPWRNRKKAVKPPVVAGLTCADAPALSWLPGERQEWADTYVYYHEEPATDWLAVAESVINGVGRWDDAPSNLFTRGPEEIARQTLPRWRPRTDYSTPRWLRATAARLGTDALPTVLTLARATPADYGPLLMPFTSLEVATLMADWSARLKSVRSLAQRWLARHPAAAARALIPAALGRAGTARRQAERALLLLHDHGHTEQIRAAAAGYGQEAAAGVEALFVADPLMALPGRMPAPPEWAAPGVLPPVRLRDGSGALPVEAVANLLLILMISRSDDPYAGLEPVREAVEPNDLAEFGWALFELWQAAGGVAKDGWVYDAVALTGDDETARRLTPLIMVWPTEGRSAAAVSGLSVLVGIGTDEALMQVHRISQKAKSRPLREAATARIAEVAEALGLSAEQLADRLVPDFGLDADGRLRLDYGPRQFVVGFDEQLRPLVADADGKRLKALPKPGARDDEELAEAAYRRFSALKRDVRKISTEQVKRLEQAMVTGRRWTGAEFRRLFAEHPLMWHIGRRLVWARFAGDGAVVGALRIAEDRSLADVDDEPVDLGDDDVVGIAHPVQLGVGTSRWAEVFADYEIMQPFPQLGRPVYTLTEQEAATGRLERFEGVTVPTTKVIMLDRRGWIRQEAANAGIQRGFDLTAGPGQILSVDLDPGIVGQVGYDAEQKLVAVYLHDGSASRWNLTGEQTLPLAGLDPVLASEVLRDLTDVTT from the coding sequence GTGGAGAACACGGGAACAGAGGACAGTCTCATCCTGCCGGACGCCTGGCTGGAGCACCTGCATCCGCGTCGCGGCGGCGCCCGGGTGCGGCCGTTCGTGGCCGATCCGCAGGCGCGCACCCGGGTCGACAGGATGCTCGCCGAGCGACAGCACCGGGTGAGCCAGGTCCTCGCCGCCCCCTCCACACCGGAGGCCTTCCGGGCGGCGGCAGCGGAGTGGCTGGCCGGGGCGGCCGTCCCGGTCGGGGCCGCCGCCGTCGCGGCGATCGCGGCGCGAGACGCCGCCGACGAGGCCGCGCTGGCCGACGTGTGGATCAGCGAGCACGGGCTCCGGTTCGCGGCACTCGCGGCGGTCGAGATGGCATCGCTGCTGATCATCGACGACAGGCTGCCACTCGCGTGGCGGCATGCCCCCACGGCCGATCCCGGGATCCGGCGCCGCCCGCAGACCGCCCCTCTCGACGACGAGCCGCCCGGCCCGGCGGTGCTGTTGCGGGTCCGAGCGGCGCTCGCCTGCGCGCCGCAGCCCGAGTTCGACCAGGTCGTCGCCGCGCTGGCGACCTTCCGCTCCGGGTTCCTGTTCGCCCGGGCCGCCTGCTCGGTGCTGGTCCCGCGGCCGGACTGGGTGGAGGAGGACGTGACCGACGCGCTGAACGCCGACGACCGCCCTCGCTGCGGGATGCTGCTCTACGCGGCGCGGACACCGGAGCAGGCGGCCCAGCTTGCCAGCCAGTTCGGTCTCCCGGACCTGGACGTGGACAGGGAACTCGTGCTCGCCCTTGTCGACGGCGTCGGTGTGGCCGTCGCACCGACCCTGTTCTACTGGGTCGACCGGGGATTCCCGCGCTACGCCGGCCGTGGCGCCGAACAGCGTGTTCTCTCCGTGCTGGCGGCGTTGCCGGGCGATGACGTCATGCGCGGCCTGCTGGCCCGTTCCGGTTCACGACCTGTCCGGGCGGCTCTGCTGGAGGCGGCCGAGCGGTTCCCCGTCCGGGCCTTGCGGATCCTCGCCGAGGAGGACGACGAGTTGCTGCGCTCGCACGTGGGCCGGTATCCCGACCTCGCCGATCAGGTGATGCCGCTGCTCGGCCCGGTGGCCGCCGGGCGGGTGCGGGCCATCGTGGAGGCCTGGGGCAAGGTGGCGGCCGCTCCACTGTCCGCGGTGCCGCCGGTGCTGGCCGACCCGCCCTGGCGGAACCGTAAGAAGGCCGTGAAGCCGCCGGTGGTCGCCGGGCTGACCTGCGCCGACGCGCCCGCGCTGAGCTGGCTTCCGGGCGAGCGGCAGGAGTGGGCGGATACCTACGTGTACTACCACGAGGAACCCGCTACCGACTGGCTCGCCGTGGCGGAGTCGGTGATCAACGGTGTCGGCCGGTGGGACGACGCTCCCAGCAACCTGTTCACCCGCGGCCCTGAGGAGATCGCTCGCCAGACACTCCCCCGATGGCGGCCGCGCACCGACTACAGCACGCCCCGGTGGCTCAGGGCCACCGCGGCACGACTCGGCACCGACGCGCTCCCGACGGTGCTGACCCTGGCCCGGGCGACACCCGCCGACTACGGCCCGTTGCTCATGCCGTTCACGTCGCTTGAGGTGGCGACACTGATGGCCGACTGGTCGGCGCGGCTCAAGTCGGTGCGCAGCCTCGCCCAGCGGTGGCTGGCGCGGCATCCCGCGGCGGCCGCCCGTGCGCTGATCCCGGCGGCTCTGGGCCGGGCCGGCACGGCCCGCCGGCAGGCCGAGCGCGCCCTTCTCCTGCTGCACGACCACGGTCACACCGAGCAGATCCGGGCGGCCGCCGCCGGCTACGGCCAGGAGGCCGCCGCCGGGGTGGAGGCACTGTTCGTCGCCGACCCGCTGATGGCTCTTCCCGGCCGGATGCCGGCACCGCCGGAGTGGGCGGCGCCCGGCGTGCTGCCGCCGGTTCGGCTGCGTGACGGGTCCGGGGCGCTACCCGTCGAGGCTGTCGCCAACCTCCTTCTCATCCTGATGATCTCCCGGTCCGACGACCCGTACGCGGGTCTCGAACCGGTCCGCGAGGCCGTCGAACCGAACGATCTGGCCGAGTTCGGGTGGGCGCTGTTCGAGCTGTGGCAGGCCGCCGGAGGCGTCGCCAAGGACGGCTGGGTGTACGACGCGGTCGCCCTGACCGGCGACGACGAGACCGCCCGGCGGCTCACCCCACTGATCATGGTCTGGCCCACCGAGGGCCGCAGCGCCGCCGCGGTCTCCGGGCTGTCCGTCCTCGTCGGCATCGGCACCGACGAGGCGCTCATGCAGGTGCACCGGATCTCCCAGAAGGCCAAGTCCAGACCGTTGCGCGAAGCCGCGACCGCCCGGATCGCCGAGGTCGCCGAGGCGCTCGGGCTCAGCGCCGAGCAGCTGGCCGACCGGCTGGTCCCCGACTTCGGGCTGGACGCCGACGGCCGGCTTCGGCTGGACTACGGTCCGCGGCAGTTCGTGGTCGGGTTCGACGAGCAGTTGCGGCCGCTCGTGGCCGACGCGGACGGCAAGCGGCTCAAGGCGCTGCCCAAACCGGGGGCACGGGACGACGAGGAGCTCGCCGAGGCGGCCTACCGGCGGTTCTCCGCCCTGAAACGGGACGTCCGCAAGATCTCCACCGAGCAGGTCAAGCGGCTGGAACAGGCCATGGTCACCGGGCGGCGCTGGACCGGTGCGGAGTTCCGTCGGCTGTTCGCCGAGCACCCGCTGATGTGGCACATCGGCCGGCGGCTCGTCTGGGCCCGCTTCGCCGGCGACGGCGCCGTGGTCGGTGCACTGCGGATCGCCGAGGACCGCAGCCTCGCCGACGTCGACGACGAACCCGTCGACCTGGGCGACGACGACGTGGTCGGCATCGCTCATCCGGTCCAGTTGGGCGTGGGCACGTCCCGATGGGCGGAGGTGTTCGCCGACTACGAGATCATGCAGCCGTTCCCCCAGCTCGGGCGGCCGGTGTACACGCTCACCGAGCAGGAGGCGGCCACCGGGCGGCTGGAGCGGTTCGAAGGCGTGACCGTGCCGACCACCAAGGTGATCATGTTGGACCGGCGTGGCTGGATCCGGCAGGAGGCGGCGAACGCCGGAATCCAGCGCGGCTTCGACCTGACGGCCGGGCCGGGGCAGATCCTGTCCGTCGACCTCGACCCGGGCATCGTCGGCCAGGTCGGCTACGACGCCGAACAGAAACTGGTCGCGGTCTACCTGCACGACGGCAGCGCCAGTCGATGGAACCTCACCGGCGAGCAGACACTGCCACTGGCCGGCCTGGACCCGGTCCTTGCCTCGGAGGTGCTGCGCGACCTGACCGACGTCACCACCTGA